AGAAACTTTGATCATTTTTCCAAATGTTTAGTAACAGAATAGTTAATGTTTAACAAGCTCCCATCCTGACCAAGATTTTTGACATTAAATCCATCTGCATCAGGAATCGGGGGTGTGAGGTACAAGCTCACTTGATGATTGTTAAATTAACTTTcaaagcatttattttgaatggTTCAGAAATAATGTAACAACAAAAAGTGGCTGCACCTCTGACATAAAAAAAGACTGGAAACACTTGTGTTGTGTTAGTTGTGTAAATCTTATGTACAATACATATAAATCAAGGCTGTGGTAATTTTGTGCTTGAATCCGACCACTGATGGAGAGTTAAGAGCACTTTTGAATTGGTCCCTTAACCTGAAATGTTCAGACTCACCCTCTGTACTCAATGTACTTGTAGATACATCCCGctatcaccatggcaaccagggCATAGTACCAGGAGGAGATGAACATAAGGGAGAGACACAGGCTCATCCCTAAGAAGGACAGGGTCCtacaagatacacacacacacacacacacacacatgcacatgtgtaCAGAAACCAGACACTTTTGCTAGTTGAGTGACCAGAACATGTGAGTATGGACACAGTCAAAGTTCGAAGCTGTTCTCACCAGTGATAGAACTTGAATCGAGGTCTCCAGTTGGGTGTGCGGAGCAACGTCTGTACAGCACAGGCCAGGTTGACAAACAGATAACACATGAGGAAGAACCTGAGAAGATGAGTGAACACATCAAtaagaaagattaaaaaaaaattaccacATGCATAACATTTATAGGTGAAAAACTGGCCAGAGAAAATAGCATAAAgtacataaaaaatgtatatttgcatATGATGTAGAAAGTGTAGCATATTTTTAGTAAGTGTTGAGTAATATACATGGAGAGGATGGGGGCCACAGCATCCAGAGAAGCGATGAGGATTCCTATCTCACAGATCCCCACTGTCAGCAACAGAGCCCAGGTCGGCTCGCCGTTGGCCTTCCCATGACCAAAGACCTGAGGAGgacagagatacagaggaaGACGGTCTGTACAGAGCTAAATGAAATGGCagaaacataataataaaaaaataaacatttatcatcattGGTACACATCAGCTTCTGTAATTGCCAGATAAagttctgtattttttatggGAGGAATCTCACTGTAACGCAGCATATTCAGTACAAACCTTTTGTAGATGGTAACTGATTCATTATATTAGTAAATTAATTAATCTGAAAAAGTTATCTTAAAACAATGCAAGGACATTCTTTCAAGAAATTCTTATTCTAAATCTGacgtttttttgttgttgttttcttaccaAGATTCGTAAGACTCTAAATTGCATAAACTTTTCATGAATAAATTCAAATCGTGAATTTGAGCCTGATGAAGGCATCTGTTTGTGAGGAAGTGAGGTGAGATTTCTTTATAAAAATTAAATCAATGTCCATAAAATGGAATCATTGGGCTTTAAGTCCTGCTGTCTGAAAATCAGCAAAGAAATGTGCAGAGTCACTGTCAGTGTCCACGGATTGTAAAAGCACACAGGTCTGTGGCATATGAAGAATCTCTGCAGCACTGACCTGTAAGAATGGGATGATGCCGTCCCGAGCGATGGCCTGCAACAGCCGGGGGGCGCCAGTGAGGCTCTGAAGTCCTGCTCCACAGCAGGAGAAAAAGGAGCCAATCACAATCACCCAGGGTGAAGGCCAGGCCAGAATACCAATCACTGGGTTCTTCTTTACAGAGTAACCAAACCtgaaacacccacacacatgcacactgttATGTCTTTTAGTTAATTATAGTTAACACTCATAAAACTTTATACATTGAATAAGGAAATGTATACCTGGTTCCATTGATTATCTCAGTACAACCAACTACAATAATCTGTAccacttgtttttctgctggGTCACAATGAGTGGGTCAAAGTCAATTCAAAACTCACTTACTTGTCTCTCAGTACCACTCCTTCAATACAGGCTCCAAACAAGACCACACAGGAGATGTCTGAGCATGGCATTAAGATGGAAATACTTGTATTTGCTTTTCAATAACAGCCTGAGGCCTGTTTCACAAATTCAGAACCTTGGTGTGGATGTGGGTTCCAAAACAGCTGACCTGGGTTTGTTCATCTTAGACATTATTATTCTGAATTAAGCGTGGGCCCCGTGAATGAGTACGAAAAAAGCCATCATCAATGGAGCTCTGATTCTGCAATTCACCATGGTAACGGGAAATGAAAGCACAGAGCTTCCGTTTTAACCAGTGGAGCTAGAACAATTTGGAAAAAAGTTGATCAATTAACACAAATACATCTATCTACTAATACCACAAATATCTGCCTATCTCACAAACTGTACTTTCAACTACacttagtttttagtttttcttagttttagttttttcagtcccGCTCACTCATTAATATATGACAACTATGGTGAGACCGTCCCATCAAAGTGACTAATCACACCGTGAGAAATGATTATTCATAGATCAGTCTTAACTATCTTAAAATTCACacgtttaaaaaatatatatttacagttattaCTGTTTACAGTACTATTACAGTTGAATCTCAGTGAGATCGCCATCTCTGACCTTACACCGATGACTGATTGATCATATAAGAGGAAACATAAGCAAAGGAAGGTCTTGGGTAACAAATTCATGTCCAATCAGGATTCATGTGCTTTTATATAAATGAGGAAATCAAGCGACGTGTTAGAAAGTTGGTTAGAAAGTTGGTTCAGgctcaggaggagcagagagatgaCTCAGGGTTAGTTCCGCTGACGTGCAGGTTATGCCAAGTTCAGACTACACGAATTGCAAAGATTGCTGTGCAGTTCACAACTTGCTGTCTTGTGAGCAGGAATTCATACTACATGACTGACAACAGGGTCACACACTTCACAATGTTTCACCTGAAGAAACAACTCCATCTCCAAACTACATTTGCTTACGCCCTTATTCTCAACTTTGTAATTACAAAacttttttattactttatatatGATAATCACTTAAATAGTATTCACTTATATTTAACTTTGTGTGCAGACTCATACTCAAACTTAGCCTAAATTAGTTTCTATTGTACATTGCATGAGTAAGGGGGGGCTCATCACTGCGAGTACCTTCACCCTGTCTTGTGGGGGCTGACAAACACTAAACCCACTTTCTGAAACAGGGCCCAGATCTGTGACACTACAggacaaatgaataaaatccaGAATCATCCAAGCAGAATCATGTTTGCCAACTCATTTACAAACTGAACTCAATAGatctctaaaacacacacacacacacatacttctaTCTTCAAtgttagtgaggacactcattggcataatacaCTCATTAACcccttatcctaaccttaaccctccaatctaaatgcctaaccctaacctaaacctaattctaatcCTAACCCTACAACCAAGTTTTGAGGAAAATGGGTCAAACCTTCGTCACTTTCCAAATATGTCTTCACTCGGTAGGCTCTATGCTTAAGATGGTCCTCACATAGATATCAGGACaggaacacacgcacacacacacaccacggaAGATACTAGACAAGAGGATACAGATGAAAGAGGTGGTGAGAATCGCCATTATTGTTCCTATTGGGATCGACCTCTGGGCATCTCTGAGATCACCAGACCTATTAGAACCAGCCATTATACctaaagtaaaacacacacacacacacacagttaaaattACAACCATGACAGGTCAATTCAGATCATATGTTTTGGTCTTTGACAGGGAGGAGTGCTGTTTAGAAGGATCTACCTGTGACGGAGGGGAAGTATATCCCCACCAGCAGAGTGAAGTAAGTGGAGATGTCATTGAAGACATAATACTTGGTGATGTCGTTAGATGTTTCCAGGGCCGGTACTGAAGGCTGGGTTTTCTTCTCTATCAACATACCAGCTGGACCATAGTTCCCCCACAGGTTGTCTGACAGGGAGATAAGAgcagaaagagatggaggaacaTTAAGGATTCGAAGCTAAGGAGAATCTGGCAACTACTTTTCAGTTTCTTATCGTTTTCTTATACAATAGGAACTACCACTGGATTCGGGCTCAGACTCCGTCCacgtcttcctcctcaccttTGATGACTCCGCTCAGAAGCCCGGGTATGGCCTGTATTTCTGTCAGGTTGTTCAACATGAAGTATTCGTCACAGGTGGCATTGGGGTATTCGCTGTCACAGAAGAGCGGCCAGAGCTTGCTGGTCACAGTCTTGTTTTTCACAAGCTCTGTCTTTGCACACGTTTCAAACTTTTCGTTCTTCAATGAGCGGTTccccagcaaacacacactgtagagacagagacagagagagacagagatgtgtAGTGTATTTAAATGGGAGCGTTTGTCTATGCTGTGGCTTCctttgaaggttttttttattgaccaGACAACTTTAAGATTAATGAGCTGCTTTTAACTCCTCATGTGCAGCGTTTTACATAAACCAAGTCAGGACTGTTAAAATTTTATTAGATTAAATTTATTAAAAGCTACTGTGCAAGCTTTTATGCCTGGGCCACACTGTGTGCATGGGAGTGTGTGGcatgtctgctgcagagctgctaggTTTCTGGTAttactactgtatttcctcaaattAAAGTACCCTATGTACTTCACTAAATGGCaggtatgaagctgtgcatccTGTCCTACAACAAgaataaaaaccttgttaaaaagaaagaatggattcagtcaacagaaaacactggagggcttttactttaaaacaggTACAGGAAGCGTCGCAAACGTTTatatttagctgttttcagacatgccaTGCAAAGGATCTTCAAATAATTGGGTGCAGACTTTCTCCGTAattttctttcacacatgcacaacgcaacgggaggttctctgcacagacgcatcAAAtactctgcaggattcaggtgaggggtggtgcagcagacagaggcaagACGCAACATAtcaattctgctgcggagatgGCTCTAGAAGAGCAGCATGGCTCGCACGCAGGAGACGTGCCTGAGACGTGTGTCACACATCCAGTGTGGCCCCAGTGTTAAGATAGGAGGAGCTGTTACCTAGTTAAATTGGTATTAGGGGTGCAGCAGTTGAACAGGTGGGATTCCCTGACAAGCATGGAAACTAGTTAAAATGTCTTGACTTGTCCCTACATATTACCTATAATCTAAATCAACTGTATAGAGTGAATGTGTTAAACTTAGCTGTTTAAATCATAATTATCAAACTTGTTCTGAATAAATATGTTGGTGATATACTGATAATCAAAAGTTATTGCTGTATTTTTGCAGGATTagacaaaaactactgaagtgATTTTCTTGAAACGTGGTGGAAGGGCTTGGGTCAAAGAAGAACCTATTAATTATGGAGCAGATTcaattatagttttttttgtcactttctttaatattcatattcatatgaATATTAAAGAAACTTAGAGAGCTGATAAACTGTGCATTTTGATAGTTTTGGATGTAAAGTGCTAGTTATTGAAATTACAAACTATTTAAGTGTGAGGTAACGTCACAATAAATGGCAGCAGCaatgatttcttttcatctgtcCTTTTGGACATTTTTGCCATCAAGAAGACTCCTCATTATGCCAGTTTTGTATGTTTAGAATGCAGCAAACAAGGCCAGCATAGTGGCGCCGAAGTGTGGGACTTTAATAGCACGCCACGTGTAGAAATCAGAAGTGCaacaagtaacacaacagcatctgtCCCGCCATGTCTGGCTCtcactttaaaaacagacactgaTTCTGCTGGATAAAGGCCGAACAACACTGCCCTAGTGTTTGTATCTTTGATCTCTGAGCAGCAAGTAGGAATAAATGTGCCCTAACATTGGGCAATGGATGAGTTTGATTTGGCATTTTGTTGATaagaatatgtaaaaaaaaatgtgatcatgaaaaattattatttttgctttaagtAACTCACCTAAAGTCAGGTGGTTCGATGAGCGTCTTGATGACTCCTGCATAAGTGGCCATGATGGAGAGAATCACACACGCCAAAAACACCAGAGCCAGTTTGTTCACatacctgcagagaggaggggaacagatatgagtttgtgtgtgtgtgtgtgtgtgtgtgtgtgtgtgtgtgtgtgtgtgtgtgtgtgtgtgtgtgtgtgtgtgtgtgtgtgtgtgtgtgtgtgtgtgtgtgtgtgtgtgtatgtgtgtgtgtgtgcgtaaacTTACTTCACTCCTACAAACACAACCAGTGCCATTAGGACCAAGCAGCCTGTGCCGTACACACGCATGTTATTGAGCATTGCTGCGTCTTCCCCTTCTTTAAATACTGCTGTTGGAACGATGTACGTCTGGCAGTGGGGAGAAAGCAGTGAGAGGGTAAATAATATaaatctgtgcagcagaggtaacGCCTAATATCCTCTTGTATCTCAGGCGGTGGAAACATACCAGCAGAATCTCTATGGTGCCCAGTATGTACATGGATCCAGCGAAGGTGGTGCCCAGATAGAAACAGAGTCCCACTGCTCCTCCAAACTCAGGACCCAAAGATCTGGAGATCATGTAGTACGAGCCACCAGCTTTAGAGAAAATGATCACCAATTAGATTGTTACCAAAGAAATTTCTTCAATTTTAAACTTAATCATATTTCTTTAATTCTTTAACCttctttaaatagttttctgAAAATATCTACAAATAAAAGGAACTCAGTTTTCAGGGTCCATGCACAAGctcagtttgtcttttcccCCTAAGATTTATCTATGAATTCAAGTGGAGAGACACTTTAATTTTGTTCACCACAGAAGGGTTGATTGTGAACAAAAATAATAGTACAGGGTAACTATaattattaatacaattttgCTGGCTTTGATTTGTGTagtgtctttgttttgtcataatGAAACCACCATAATCCACCAATGCAAATGCTGTTGAGGTTGTTAATCAGTCTGAATAACTTTGCCAGATCTTTAAAATTCTAGCATTTCAAATTGAGACGTGATTGTGTCTGTCCAAGCTGCAGATGTAATTCCAAATCAaagcatttatatatttaaagtgGAAATTAAAAGTCGATTAATAAAtgcaacatttcatttcatgtacCTGGGACAACTCCATTGGTTGCTATGGCACTCATTGATATGGCTGTGAGCAATGTCTGCAAGGAGAGACGGAGGATAGATGTTATGTACAGGAACCAAACAAGATGAAAAGAGGTGGCTGTGTTGGATTATTGCAAGTGCAAAATTAATACTGTATCAAATACATGTGTTTCAGATGATAAACTGTAGGTTCAAGCTGTAATTGCTGTATTCAAGCTTGcttaaaacatcacacacatggATTTTGCTAATCAAGGGTAATGTTATCACCCATCACTGTATAGGGCTGggtatattcagtttttatcaaataattaaatcattGAATCAATCATTAAACTTGTTAATACGAGATACCAGAGTTTTAGTTCCTTTTATCATTGAACAAAAGAGCCCCAACTTTTTGTATTGTTAAACGggaaacaacataaaacaaatgcattAACATGTAGAAAAGACAAATGCtagaagagagcctgtgacccaagcatttcattgccattgctaaatgtaattgttgtgcacatgacaataaagtcttgaatcttgaatcttgaatcttgaaatgCTGGGCACGCTATGGTGAAAGAAATACAAGTACAGTCACAAATCATCAACCCATGGCAATCCGCTCACTCATGCCTATTCCAAAGTGCACAAAGTCCTCTTTTTAAACCAGGGGTGGAAACAATTTGGTCCAGCCCGCGAGGCAATCTTAAGTACAAAAAAGCaactgaaatataaacaaattaatCTCGGATTCTTTTTTTCCgcgacaaaagaaaacaacataaaatagaCCACCGTCCTTCAGAGTGGTCCCTTCTGGCTGTATATCGGCTGGGTCAGAGTCAGGGTAAACGGAACACATGTAGCTGTTATGTGTCGTCACTGCCGAGCATCGTAGCAGGAAAAATAGGTGCGGAATGTTCTCCATGTTTGTGCAAGGGATTTCTGCTTAGTTTGATACGAGGGAGGAATAACTGTCTTTGTAAGCCATGAATGGCAAAACAAAAGGTGACGATTAGTTGGTTTGGCAAAAACCCACTGTGAGTAGCATgatcatcactaccatctgacatcagacaaaTCGCCAAAGAGAAGCATTTGTTGTCATTGCATTAAAAAGGggttaaaatattttgtggaTATTATAACATCGTTTTGAATGTTATATTATAACAATTTTAATGACCCAAAGTTTCACCACCCCTGTTTTAGAGTCTGGACCTCGATGcctaacaaacacaaaagagaagGCTTCCATATTTTTCAGAATTGATAAAGCAGATGATTCTACACTGAGGCAGTACATGCTCTATGacacgtatatatatatgctgAACAGGGCTTgttgatttagattttgtgtcAAGAGGGCAAGAGGAAAACATCTAATTGACTATGAAAGAGGGTTCATTGTTGGGGGACAGATGGCAGGAGCATCAGTTCCAAAGGCTGCTCAACTGGTCGGTGTTTCAACAGCAACAATGACAAAGATTCATGGCAAACAACATTCTGATTcttgaccttattctgaataagacattatttcaaatgtgatgtttacatgtgttgttaATGGAACAGTCCATTCACATTCCTGTTACAGAGCCTCATCTGATTATGACTACAAGCAGTTGGTAGCTGCCATAAATGTTGATGTCGAAATGACTCCACGTCTTACTaagattatttgtttattcCTTGTCTGACCTCATTCTGACTATTTTCTTAATCTGTTAATCTGGGTAATATCTGattattgctgtccatgtaaacataattTGTGTAAACTCTGCATTCAGATCTGAGGCTCCACAGGGTAGGAAATCGTGGTTGACGTGGTCGTCGACGCTCATGCATAAGTGTGATGTGTaaggaaaaacagaacagaaactcATGTGACGTGATCAATCTGACGACAGAGCATGAATCTCTCAATACCAAGATGAATGCACATCAGACCATTCAGAACAGAGGCACTGGTCTGCAGAGACATAGAAAAAAGGGGCATGGCCATTGCTCATCATATTCTCaacaggagggagagaacgGTACAGGCTTGAATGATTGACCCCTAAAGTTCGGTGTCTGTTatactgtggggggggggggggggggggatttgctGCCATGTTTTGTGTCCTGCTCTACCATTCGCTGCAAATCAACACCAATTCATTCTGGGTGATTGCCTTAATCCTGTGGTGAAACACATCTATCCTGATGGGAGTGGTCTCCACCCGGATGCAAGGCACAACACCACAGGGGGGGGTCACTGAATAATTTGATTATATGCTGTGACCTTCAAAGTCCCCAGATCTCAACTGTACACCTGAGGGGGATTTCCCACTGATGTAATAGATGTGATAGTGATGCGCTCTCTACCGCCATCGTCACCAAATGAAGAAAATATCTTTCGAATGAGCTGCGATCATCCCTCCTGAGTTCAGAGTCTTATAGAATCAATGTCAAGGTGCAGTTTAGCTGGTCTGATAATGGCTCCACACCTTACTGAGACACTTTATGTTGGTTTTCCCTTGAATTTGTCACCCATCTGTATATTGTGAGAGGGTGTTGTGTGCAGATtgttcacatcacatcacatgagTGCTGAGCATTTAAGTTCAAACTTTTCAAACAGTCAGCTCTCTGTTTAGCCATCTGGAGCTACTGACGTATGAATCGGGGTTGTAAATAAGTCACTAATTTTGTGCTTGTTTTGGGGACTCTCCCCTGAGCTCAGGCATGGAGATTAATGATGTTAATCAACACACCACAGCTTCAGAGGAGGGAGCACTGACTGGCctccagttttcttttcttttttatgtcgTAAATCGCAGACTCGACCTCAGACATGTCATTGTTCGGTTCAAGCAGTTATAGGATGATACAGAATAGCCAAGAGggactcgttttttttttcatcattcaacaaacatttttctttcGCATTATCATTCATTTCTACAGCTCTTTTTAGACAACATTTATTTCTAATCATCAGGAAGTCCGGATCTTTAGttgttggatttttttaaatgactcacACAGATGCAGCACATGGAGACGATGGCGAAGGAGCCCAGGATTCCCGCTGTCCCAACGATCCAGGTTAGACGCAGAAAGAGAATGACACCCAGGATGTTCTGCATGCAGGGCAGGTAAACTCCGATGAAGGTTCCCATTTGGGGGACCTGAGggtgaataaacacacacacacatgcacataaatgGGAGTGAAAAGGGGGGGAAATGACAGggggtgagaggaagagaggtcTTCAATGACAGCACAAAATATCATCAATTACACTATCCTCTGTGTCCTTACTTATCCCATCACAAACCATTATGAGGATTTTGATGCGTGTCGACCTGAACTATGACATTTTACCTATGAGCCCATACTGAATAGGTAAGAGCAAAGcatgaataaatgaatttgGGCTGAGGGAAGATGACATGCCTTAATGTTCCCTGTTAGATCCCAAACCAGCATGGTATGGCTACAGTGTGCACTGAACCACTAGATAGATGGTAaggacaacaaaaacacaatcatcaCAATAAAGAATATGTTCATATTATTTCAACTCTTCAAAGAGTACACACCTTTGTAAATACTGGCCTTTAGGGGATTGCCAACTTGTTTAGCGCAAATTTGCAACCCAAAGTTAACATGGGGCTTTGGCAGGTGCagctgatcaaataaaaaaagatccttgtcgagggcagaggatgtcgcaccttgttacGCCCTTAGTGTCAAATTGGggtttgtgaatatgggctatacaaatacatttttaattgattgattgattgatcctTTCAGtaaattctttctttttgttgcgGTGCCTCTGCTGAAACTCAGCGAGGAAAACATACCCACTTGATTTAACTCGGACAGTTCTAGCCTCATTGACTTAATGAGAATGGATGTTTTTAATAACTAAACGAGGGCTGTACATTTTGTTCCCCGTCACTTAAACTGAATTTACAAGGAGCAAACATTTCCGCAGCAAGTGGAAACAATTTATGATAATATATTTTCCTAATCATGTATCCATGGTATTTATTACATATAGGCctattttatgtttatatatttattattatctaaAACATAGGGAACGACACAGACACTCgcagaatttttttaattgtactAATAGCACCACAAATAAGCTTTtccaatcaatacatttttagaaGCTCTTGTATTTATTGTGGAGGGCTCTTATTTTGCAAGTTGGCTTGACTTATGTAATTTAATGTCACGTTTTCATAACCTGCTCAGTCAGAACTTCCAATTGTTGGTTTGTCATTCATTGTGTTACCGTACAGACTGAAATACATGTCAGTGGATTtgctttttgtatttgattGGCAGGCATTAGGATCAAAAcgttatttaaaggttca
Above is a window of Hippoglossus hippoglossus isolate fHipHip1 chromosome 17, fHipHip1.pri, whole genome shotgun sequence DNA encoding:
- the LOC117778223 gene encoding solute carrier family 12 member 7-like isoform X2 yields the protein MPINFTVVPVEDAVAGSNNAGAAVSLDKIFREEDNEDNLQGEDNQRESSPFISSDTDGETYYEGKNMALFEEEMDSNPMVSSLLSKLAIYTNLTQGVREHEEAENEDGVRRVTVVVPQMGTFIGVYLPCMQNILGVILFLRLTWIVGTAGILGSFAIVSMCCICTLLTAISMSAIATNGVVPAGGSYYMISRSLGPEFGGAVGLCFYLGTTFAGSMYILGTIEILLTYIVPTAVFKEGEDAAMLNNMRVYGTGCLVLMALVVFVGVKYVNKLALVFLACVILSIMATYAGVIKTLIEPPDFSVCLLGNRSLKNEKFETCAKTELVKNKTVTSKLWPLFCDSEYPNATCDEYFMLNNLTEIQAIPGLLSGVIKDNLWGNYGPAGMLIEKKTQPSVPALETSNDITKYYVFNDISTYFTLLVGIYFPSVTGIMAGSNRSGDLRDAQRSIPIGTIMAILTTSFIYISCVVLFGACIEGVVLRDKFGYSVKKNPVIGILAWPSPWVIVIGSFFSCCGAGLQSLTGAPRLLQAIARDGIIPFLQVFGHGKANGEPTWALLLTVGICEIGILIASLDAVAPILSMFFLMCYLFVNLACAVQTLLRTPNWRPRFKFYHWTLSFLGMSLCLSLMFISSWYYALVAMVIAGCIYKYIEYRGAVKEWGDGIRGLSLNAARYALIRLEEAPPHTKNWRPQLLVLCKMDSDMAVKHPRLLSFTTQLKAGKGLTIVCSVLEGTYMTQGNQAKLGEQNLKAAMVAERTKGFSHVVVSSNLRDGFSLLIQSAGLGGMKHNAVLMAWPVGWKQARDSSARRNFIETVRETTAAHQALLVAKNIDHFPSNQERLKQGTIDVWWIVHDGGLLMLLPFLLSQHKVWRKCKMRIFTVAQMDDNSIQMKKDLQMFLYHLRLDAVVEVVEMHESDISAFTYEKTLVMEQRSQMLKQMQLSRTEREREIQSITDVSRGSIKRKTSSRVGDPPLNTLCIPEDEAQLIHDRNTASHSAITDKAAGATPDRVHMTWTKDKLVNERNRQRENMAVKDLFNMKP